One genomic segment of Pseudomonas chlororaphis subsp. aurantiaca includes these proteins:
- the benB gene encoding benzoate 1,2-dioxygenase small subunit codes for MSVSHDTVRDFLYREARYLDDKDWDSWLELYAPDATFWMPSWDDNDELTEDPQREISLIWYGSRCGLEDRVFRIKTERSSASIPDTRTSHNLSNIEVLEQVDGLCQVRFNWHTLSFRYKTVDSYFGTSFYTLDVRGENPLIRAKKVILKNDYVRQVVDVYHL; via the coding sequence ATGAGCGTTTCCCATGACACCGTGCGCGACTTTCTCTACCGCGAAGCGCGCTACCTGGACGACAAGGACTGGGACAGCTGGCTGGAGCTCTACGCTCCCGACGCGACCTTCTGGATGCCGTCCTGGGACGACAACGACGAGCTCACCGAAGACCCGCAGCGGGAGATCTCGCTGATCTGGTACGGCAGCCGCTGCGGCCTGGAAGACCGGGTGTTCCGGATCAAGACCGAGCGCTCCAGCGCGAGCATTCCAGACACCCGCACCTCGCACAACCTGAGCAACATCGAGGTGCTGGAGCAGGTCGACGGCCTGTGCCAGGTACGCTTCAACTGGCACACCCTGAGCTTTCGCTACAAGACCGTCGACAGCTACTTCGGCACCAGCTTCTACACCCTCGACGTGCGGGGCGAGAACCCGCTGATCAGGGCCAAGAAAGTCATCCTGAAGAACGATTACGTTCGTCAGGTCGTCGATGTCTACCACCTCTGA
- a CDS encoding LysR family transcriptional regulator, with amino-acid sequence MELRHLRYFQVLGQTLNFTKAAERLHIAQPPLSRQIQQLEEELGVLLLERGRPLRLTEAGRFFYEHSSVLLEQLAKICDNTRRIGHGEKTWLGIGFAPSTLYGLLPELIRRLRSHETLALELGLSEMTTLQQVEALKAGRIDIGFGRIRIDDPAIVQRVQTEDRLVAALPAGHPLIGQPVSLAQLADEPFVLYPGNPRPSYADHVIALFNTHGLNIRIVQWTNELQTAIGLVGAGIGITLVPASVQLLHRDDIGFSPLLEANATSPIIISRRVGDVSAGLNHCLRMIDELRAEHPDA; translated from the coding sequence ATGGAACTGCGTCATCTGCGTTACTTCCAGGTGCTGGGCCAGACCCTCAACTTCACCAAGGCCGCCGAGCGCCTGCACATCGCCCAGCCGCCCCTGAGCCGGCAGATCCAGCAACTGGAAGAGGAACTCGGGGTATTGCTGCTGGAGCGCGGCCGGCCGTTGCGCCTGACCGAGGCCGGGCGGTTTTTCTATGAGCATTCCAGCGTGCTGCTGGAGCAGTTGGCCAAGATCTGTGACAACACCCGGCGCATCGGCCACGGCGAAAAGACCTGGCTCGGCATCGGTTTTGCCCCCTCGACCCTGTACGGCCTGCTGCCGGAACTGATCCGCCGCCTGCGCAGCCACGAGACCCTGGCCCTGGAACTGGGACTGTCGGAGATGACCACCCTGCAACAGGTGGAAGCGCTCAAGGCCGGGCGCATCGACATCGGCTTCGGGCGGATTCGCATCGACGACCCGGCCATCGTGCAGAGGGTACAGACTGAGGATCGCCTGGTGGCCGCCCTGCCCGCCGGGCATCCGCTGATCGGCCAGCCGGTGAGCCTGGCGCAACTGGCCGACGAACCCTTTGTGCTCTACCCCGGCAACCCACGCCCGAGCTACGCCGACCACGTGATCGCGCTGTTCAATACCCACGGCCTGAACATCCGCATCGTGCAATGGACCAACGAACTGCAGACCGCCATCGGCCTGGTGGGCGCCGGCATCGGCATCACCCTGGTGCCGGCCTCGGTGCAATTGCTGCACCGCGACGACATCGGCTTCAGCCCGCTGCTGGAAGCCAACGCCACCTCGCCGATCATCATCAGCCGGCGGGTCGGCGACGTCTCCGCGGGGCTCAATCACTGCCTGCGCATGATCGACGAACTGCGCGCCGAACACCCCGACGCCTGA
- a CDS encoding 1,6-dihydroxycyclohexa-2,4-diene-1-carboxylate dehydrogenase — MSRFEKKVALVTGAAQGIGRRVAERLAEEGAWLVLVDRSELVFELQAELAPRFEVLALTADLEQYAECSRAMAAAVERFGRLDVLVNNVGGTIWAKPFEHYEEQQIEAEVRRSLFPTLWCCHAALPYMLEQGSGAIVNVSSIATRSINRVPYGAAKGGVNALTACLAFETAGRGVRVNATAPGGTEAPPRRIPRNSAEQSAEEKVWYQQIVDQTVDSTLMKRYGTIDEQAAAILFLASDEASYITGMVMPVGGGDQG; from the coding sequence ATGAGCAGATTCGAGAAGAAAGTCGCCCTGGTCACCGGCGCGGCGCAGGGCATCGGCCGGCGGGTTGCCGAGCGGCTGGCCGAGGAGGGCGCGTGGCTGGTGCTGGTGGATCGCTCCGAACTGGTGTTCGAGTTGCAGGCCGAACTGGCCCCCAGGTTCGAGGTGCTGGCGCTGACCGCCGACCTCGAACAGTACGCCGAATGCAGCCGGGCGATGGCCGCCGCCGTCGAGCGTTTCGGGCGCCTCGACGTGCTGGTCAACAACGTCGGCGGCACTATCTGGGCCAAGCCGTTCGAGCACTATGAAGAACAGCAGATCGAAGCCGAAGTGCGCCGCTCGCTGTTCCCCACCTTGTGGTGCTGCCACGCGGCGCTGCCGTACATGCTGGAGCAGGGCAGCGGCGCCATCGTCAACGTGTCGTCCATCGCCACCCGCAGCATCAACCGCGTGCCGTACGGCGCGGCCAAGGGCGGGGTGAATGCCCTGACCGCCTGCCTGGCGTTCGAGACCGCCGGCCGTGGGGTGCGGGTCAACGCCACCGCCCCCGGCGGCACCGAAGCGCCGCCACGGCGCATTCCGCGCAACAGCGCCGAGCAGAGCGCCGAGGAAAAGGTCTGGTACCAGCAGATCGTCGACCAGACCGTCGACAGCACCCTGATGAAACGCTACGGCACCATCGACGAGCAGGCCGCGGCGATCCTGTTCCTGGCCTCCGACGAGGCGTCCTACATCACCGGCATGGTCATGCCGGTAGGCGGTGGCGACCAGGGCTGA
- a CDS encoding muconate cycloisomerase family protein, with the protein MLSSAIESIETIIVDLPTIRPHKLAMHTMQNQTLVLIRLRCADGIEGLGEATTIGGLAYGNESPDSIKTNIDRFFTPLLLGQDGANINAAMQRLERSIRGNTFAKSGIESALLDAQGKRLGLPVSELLGGRVRDALPVAWTLASGDTAKDIAEAQKMLDLRRHRIFKLKIGAGEVDRDLAHVIAIKKALGDRASVRVDVNQAWDEAVAVRACRVLGGNGIDLIEQPISRNNRAGMVRLNAISPAPIMADESIECVEDAFNLAREGAASVFALKIAKNGGPRAVLRTAAIAEAAGIGLYGGTMLEGGIGTLASAHAFLTLNTLSWDTELFGPLLLTEDILAEPPLYRDFQLHVSQAPGLGLSLDEERLAFFRRDKA; encoded by the coding sequence ATGCTTTCGAGTGCCATTGAATCGATCGAAACGATCATCGTCGATCTGCCAACCATCCGCCCGCACAAGCTGGCGATGCACACCATGCAGAACCAGACCCTGGTGCTGATCCGCCTGCGCTGCGCCGACGGCATCGAAGGCCTGGGCGAAGCCACCACCATCGGCGGCCTGGCCTATGGCAATGAAAGCCCGGACAGCATCAAGACCAACATCGACCGTTTCTTCACGCCGCTGCTGCTCGGCCAGGACGGCGCCAATATCAATGCCGCCATGCAGCGCCTGGAGCGCAGCATCCGCGGCAACACCTTCGCCAAATCCGGTATCGAAAGCGCCTTGCTCGACGCCCAGGGCAAGCGCCTGGGGCTGCCGGTCAGCGAGCTGCTCGGCGGCCGGGTGCGCGACGCCTTGCCAGTGGCCTGGACCCTGGCCAGCGGCGATACCGCCAAGGACATCGCCGAAGCGCAAAAGATGCTCGACCTGCGTCGTCACCGCATCTTCAAGTTGAAGATCGGCGCCGGCGAGGTAGATCGCGACCTGGCCCACGTGATCGCGATCAAGAAGGCCCTGGGCGACCGCGCCAGCGTGCGGGTCGACGTCAATCAGGCGTGGGACGAAGCGGTGGCGGTGCGTGCCTGCCGGGTCCTGGGCGGCAACGGCATCGACCTGATCGAACAGCCGATCTCGCGCAACAACCGCGCCGGTATGGTGCGCCTCAATGCCATCAGCCCGGCGCCGATCATGGCCGACGAATCCATCGAATGCGTGGAAGACGCCTTCAACCTGGCCCGCGAAGGCGCGGCCTCGGTGTTCGCCCTGAAGATCGCCAAGAACGGCGGCCCGCGCGCGGTATTGCGCACCGCGGCGATCGCCGAGGCGGCGGGCATCGGCCTGTACGGCGGCACCATGCTCGAAGGCGGCATCGGCACCCTGGCGTCGGCCCATGCCTTCCTCACTCTCAATACCTTGAGCTGGGACACCGAACTGTTCGGCCCGCTGCTGCTGACCGAGGACATCCTCGCTGAGCCGCCGCTGTACCGCGATTTCCAATTGCACGTATCCCAGGCGCCGGGCCTCGGCCTGAGCCTGGACGAGGAGCGCCTGGCGTTCTTCCGCCGCGACAAAGCCTGA
- the catC gene encoding muconolactone Delta-isomerase — MLFHVKMTVKLPVDMNPERAAQLKADEKALAQRLQEQGKWRHLWRIAGLYANYSVFDVDSVQELHDLLMQLPLYPYMAIEVNALCRHPSSIHADDR, encoded by the coding sequence ATGCTGTTCCACGTCAAAATGACCGTGAAGTTGCCGGTCGACATGAACCCCGAGCGCGCAGCCCAGCTCAAGGCCGACGAAAAGGCCCTGGCCCAGCGCCTGCAGGAGCAGGGCAAGTGGCGGCACTTGTGGCGCATCGCCGGCCTGTATGCCAACTACAGCGTGTTCGACGTCGACAGCGTGCAGGAACTGCACGACCTGCTGATGCAACTGCCGCTGTACCCGTACATGGCTATCGAAGTGAACGCGCTGTGCAGGCATCCTTCGTCCATTCATGCGGATGACCGCTGA
- the benC gene encoding benzoate 1,2-dioxygenase electron transfer component BenC has translation MTHQIALNFEDGVTRFVAANTGETVADAAYRQGINIPLDCRDGACGTCKCFAEAGRYDLGEEYIDDALTADEAEQGFVLTCQMRALSDCVVRVPASSEVCRTAQATFDATISAVRQLSDSTIALSIKGEALSKLAFLPGQYVNLGVPGSEQTRAYSFSSLQRDGEVSFLIRNVPGGLMSSFLTGLAKAGDHMSLAGPLGSFYLRDIRRPLLLLAGGTGLAPFTAMLEKIAEQGSEHPLHLIYGVTNDFDLVEIDRLEAFAARIPNFSFSACVANPESRHPLKGYVTQHIEPKHLNDGDVDVYLCGPPPMVEAVSQFIRDQGIAPANFYYEKFAASAA, from the coding sequence ATGACTCATCAAATCGCACTCAATTTCGAAGACGGGGTGACCCGCTTCGTCGCCGCCAACACCGGCGAAACCGTGGCCGATGCCGCCTACCGCCAGGGCATCAACATCCCCCTGGACTGCCGCGACGGCGCCTGCGGCACCTGCAAGTGTTTCGCCGAAGCCGGGCGTTACGACCTCGGCGAGGAATACATCGACGACGCGCTGACCGCGGATGAAGCCGAGCAGGGCTTCGTGCTGACCTGCCAGATGCGCGCCTTGAGCGATTGCGTGGTGCGGGTGCCGGCTTCCTCGGAAGTCTGCCGCACGGCGCAGGCCACCTTCGACGCCACCATCAGCGCGGTGCGCCAGCTGTCCGACAGCACCATCGCCTTGTCGATCAAGGGCGAGGCCCTGAGCAAGCTGGCATTTCTGCCGGGGCAGTACGTCAACCTCGGCGTGCCCGGCAGCGAACAGACCCGCGCCTACTCCTTCAGCTCGCTGCAGCGCGACGGCGAGGTCAGCTTCTTGATCCGCAACGTGCCGGGCGGGCTGATGAGCAGCTTCCTCACCGGCCTGGCGAAAGCCGGCGACCACATGAGCCTGGCCGGGCCATTGGGCAGCTTCTACCTGCGGGACATTCGCCGGCCGCTGTTGCTGCTGGCCGGCGGCACCGGGCTGGCGCCGTTCACCGCGATGCTGGAGAAAATCGCCGAGCAGGGCAGCGAGCATCCGCTGCACCTGATCTACGGGGTGACCAACGACTTCGACCTGGTGGAAATTGATCGCCTGGAAGCCTTCGCCGCGCGCATCCCCAACTTCAGCTTCAGCGCCTGCGTGGCCAACCCCGAGAGCCGCCACCCACTCAAGGGCTACGTGACCCAGCATATCGAGCCCAAGCACCTGAACGACGGCGATGTGGACGTGTACCTGTGCGGCCCGCCGCCGATGGTCGAGGCGGTCAGCCAGTTCATCCGCGACCAGGGCATCGCCCCGGCCAATTTCTACTACGAAAAATTCGCCGCCAGCGCGGCCTGA
- a CDS encoding type VI secretion system amidase effector protein Tae4, producing MARIVMNSGEVSSTATIKRPRFSDLWSAYAEVGYREAGAVYELVGGEAAALRRQKPIDYSNACALRMSRAFNNGGYRIPRGTIIKNKAIYRVRGDDGMPYILRVHDMIDFLEFNWGKPDLVMAPGKDKDISGKKGLIIVEVSGWNDARGHVVLWNGKETSDGSDYQRLDSHAYENSTASLVKTNYWELKG from the coding sequence ATGGCCAGGATAGTCATGAACTCGGGAGAAGTGTCCTCTACGGCTACGATCAAAAGACCACGTTTCAGTGACTTGTGGTCTGCCTATGCTGAAGTAGGGTATAGGGAGGCGGGGGCTGTATATGAGCTTGTTGGAGGTGAGGCTGCTGCATTGAGAAGGCAAAAGCCTATTGATTATTCAAACGCTTGCGCTCTTAGAATGAGCAGGGCTTTCAACAATGGAGGTTACAGGATTCCACGGGGTACGATCATTAAGAATAAGGCCATTTATAGGGTGCGCGGGGACGATGGGATGCCCTACATTCTACGGGTCCATGACATGATCGATTTCCTGGAGTTTAATTGGGGGAAGCCGGATCTGGTTATGGCTCCCGGTAAGGATAAGGATATATCCGGGAAAAAGGGATTGATCATTGTCGAGGTTTCTGGCTGGAATGATGCCAGGGGGCACGTCGTTCTTTGGAATGGAAAAGAGACTAGTGACGGTTCTGACTACCAGCGTCTGGACAGTCATGCCTATGAAAACTCCACGGCGTCACTGGTAAAGACCAATTATTGGGAATTGAAAGGATGA
- the benA gene encoding benzoate 1,2-dioxygenase large subunit, whose protein sequence is MTLRPEYLHSLLEEDRDRGVYRCKREMFTDPRLFELEMQHIFEGNWLYLAHESQIPNNNDYYTTTMGRQSVFIARNKDGELNAFLNACSHRGAMLCRHKTGNKSSYTCPFHGWTFNNSGKLLKVKDPAAAGYPSSFNCEGSHDLTRVARFESYRGFLFGSLNPDVLPLVEHLGESAKIIDMIVDQSADGLEVLRGSSSYIYEGNWKLTAENGADGYHVSSVHWNYAATQSQRKQREAGEEIKTMSAGSWAKQGGGFYSFDKGHMLLWTRWSNPEDRPLYERRFDLARDFGQARADWMIENSRNLCLYPNVYLMDQFSSQIRIARPISVDRTEITIYCIAPRGESDEARAMRIRQYEDFFNVSGMATPDDLEEFRSCQMGYQGCNSAWNDMSRGAEHWVEGADDAAREIDLQPILSGVRTEDEGLFVMQHKYWQQTMLKALAAEAARTIAVEAV, encoded by the coding sequence ATGACCCTGCGACCCGAATACCTTCACTCCCTGCTTGAAGAAGACCGTGACCGGGGTGTCTACCGCTGCAAGCGGGAGATGTTCACCGACCCCCGGCTGTTCGAGCTGGAAATGCAGCACATCTTCGAGGGCAACTGGCTGTACCTCGCCCACGAGAGCCAGATCCCCAACAACAACGACTACTACACCACCACCATGGGCCGGCAGTCGGTCTTCATCGCGCGCAACAAGGACGGCGAACTCAATGCCTTCCTCAATGCCTGCAGCCACCGTGGCGCCATGCTCTGCCGGCACAAGACCGGCAACAAGTCGTCCTACACCTGCCCGTTCCACGGCTGGACCTTCAACAACTCCGGCAAGCTGCTCAAGGTCAAGGACCCGGCCGCCGCGGGTTACCCGTCGAGTTTCAACTGCGAAGGCTCCCACGACCTGACCAGGGTCGCGCGCTTCGAGTCCTATCGCGGTTTCCTGTTCGGCAGCCTCAACCCCGACGTGCTGCCCCTGGTGGAGCACCTGGGCGAGTCGGCGAAGATCATCGACATGATCGTCGACCAGTCCGCCGACGGCCTGGAAGTGCTGCGCGGTTCCTCGAGCTACATCTACGAAGGCAACTGGAAGCTCACCGCGGAAAACGGCGCCGACGGCTACCACGTCAGCTCAGTGCACTGGAACTACGCGGCCACCCAGAGCCAGCGCAAGCAGCGCGAAGCCGGCGAAGAGATCAAGACCATGAGCGCCGGCAGCTGGGCCAAGCAGGGCGGTGGTTTCTACTCCTTCGACAAGGGCCACATGCTGCTCTGGACCCGCTGGTCCAACCCCGAGGACCGTCCGCTCTACGAGCGCCGCTTTGATCTGGCCCGGGACTTCGGCCAGGCCCGCGCCGACTGGATGATCGAGAACTCGCGCAACCTGTGCCTGTACCCCAACGTCTACCTGATGGACCAGTTCAGCTCGCAGATCCGCATCGCCCGGCCGATCTCGGTGGACCGTACCGAGATCACCATCTACTGCATCGCGCCCAGGGGCGAAAGCGACGAAGCCCGGGCCATGCGCATCCGCCAGTACGAGGACTTCTTCAACGTCAGCGGCATGGCCACCCCGGACGACCTGGAGGAATTCCGTTCCTGCCAGATGGGCTACCAGGGCTGCAACAGCGCCTGGAACGACATGTCCCGCGGCGCCGAACACTGGGTCGAGGGCGCGGACGACGCGGCCCGGGAAATCGACCTGCAACCGATCCTCAGTGGCGTGCGCACCGAAGACGAGGGCCTGTTCGTGATGCAGCACAAGTACTGGCAGCAAACCATGCTCAAGGCGCTTGCCGCCGAAGCCGCGCGAACCATTGCCGTGGAGGCTGTGTGA
- a CDS encoding PAAR domain-containing protein, with amino-acid sequence MGRKMIGLGAPTSTGGRVLEGNVGIDIDGSVSTASVGHIASCSACSKGKGPIVAVGPRTITLPAGLVALEGDYVACGCPPLVNTLISAQSSVYGGAEHNSAGFMAIAGVLKKPRLIRRISLSYGSERIPLDAVSRFYVDLNIHVETSGYAAGEIVTVDLSGDIERTLSAVVGEDGVAVISEAFAGERIDMEGEM; translated from the coding sequence GTGGGGCGGAAAATGATTGGGCTTGGAGCGCCAACATCGACTGGAGGGCGTGTACTGGAAGGTAACGTAGGTATTGATATCGATGGCTCGGTCAGTACGGCGTCAGTAGGACATATCGCAAGCTGCTCTGCTTGTAGTAAAGGCAAAGGGCCCATAGTAGCCGTGGGACCCAGAACGATTACCTTGCCTGCTGGATTGGTCGCTTTGGAAGGTGACTACGTTGCCTGTGGCTGCCCACCTCTTGTTAATACTTTAATTTCTGCACAGTCCTCTGTGTATGGTGGGGCTGAGCATAATAGTGCCGGCTTCATGGCCATTGCCGGGGTTCTGAAAAAGCCGAGGTTGATCAGAAGAATTTCTTTGTCATATGGAAGTGAGCGGATACCGCTTGATGCGGTTTCGCGATTTTATGTTGACTTAAATATTCATGTAGAGACTTCAGGGTATGCAGCTGGCGAGATAGTGACTGTGGATTTAAGCGGCGATATTGAGCGGACCTTGTCGGCAGTAGTTGGAGAGGATGGTGTCGCTGTTATTTCTGAGGCTTTCGCCGGTGAGCGAATTGACATGGAAGGGGAGATGTAA
- the catA gene encoding catechol 1,2-dioxygenase — MNVRISHTASAQKFLEEVSGQFNDQGNPRTKALVYRILRDTVNIIEDLDVTPEEFWRAVNYLNVLGARQEAGLLVAGLGLEHYLDLLMDAADEQAGKTGGTPRTIEGPLYVAGAPLSQGEARLDDGLDPGVVLFMQGQVRNTAGEPLAGAIVDVWHANTGGTYSYFDTTQSEFNLRRRIVTDAEGRYRFRSIVPSGYGCPPDGPTQQLLDQLGRHGQRPAHIHFFISADDHRHLTTQINLDGDEYLHDDFAYATRDELIAKITFSDDQQRAAQHGVGGRFAEIDFDFTLQSSAQPEEQQRMERVRALES, encoded by the coding sequence ATGAACGTCCGAATTTCCCACACTGCCAGCGCCCAGAAATTTCTCGAAGAAGTCAGCGGCCAGTTCAACGACCAGGGCAACCCGCGTACCAAGGCCCTGGTGTACCGCATCCTGCGTGACACGGTGAACATCATCGAAGACCTCGACGTGACTCCGGAAGAATTCTGGAGGGCGGTCAACTACCTCAACGTGCTCGGCGCCCGCCAGGAAGCCGGGCTGCTGGTGGCTGGCCTGGGCCTGGAGCATTACCTGGACCTGCTGATGGACGCCGCCGACGAACAGGCCGGCAAGACCGGCGGCACCCCACGCACCATCGAAGGCCCGCTGTACGTGGCCGGTGCGCCGCTGAGCCAGGGTGAAGCGCGCCTCGACGATGGCCTCGATCCGGGCGTGGTGCTGTTCATGCAGGGCCAGGTGCGCAACACCGCCGGCGAACCGCTGGCCGGGGCCATTGTCGATGTCTGGCACGCCAACACCGGCGGTACCTACTCCTACTTCGACACCACCCAGTCGGAGTTCAACCTGCGTCGACGCATCGTCACCGATGCCGAAGGCCGCTACCGTTTCCGCAGCATCGTGCCTTCGGGCTACGGCTGCCCACCGGACGGTCCGACCCAGCAGTTGCTCGACCAGCTGGGCCGCCATGGCCAGCGTCCGGCACATATCCACTTCTTCATCTCGGCCGACGACCACCGTCACCTGACCACCCAGATCAACCTCGATGGCGATGAATACCTGCACGACGATTTCGCCTACGCCACCCGCGACGAGCTGATCGCCAAGATCACCTTCAGCGACGATCAGCAGCGTGCGGCGCAGCATGGGGTCGGCGGGCGTTTTGCCGAGATCGACTTCGACTTCACCCTGCAGTCGTCGGCCCAGCCCGAGGAGCAGCAGCGCATGGAGCGAGTACGAGCGCTGGAGAGCTGA
- a CDS encoding AraC family transcriptional regulator, with protein METHLLSERSRVFDQADPYAVSGYVNQHVGSHCIRLPKAGSPQASLNHRQFASLDLCSISYGASVRVTSPALETIYHLQVLLRGHCLWRGHRQEHYFAPGELLLINPDDPVDLTYSDDCEKFIIKVPTRLLESVCQEQRWLYPGQGVRFVGNRYQLDELEGFINLMSVVCREAEAAECIPRVQEHYAQIVASKMLSLMKTNIRRAGLGSSSATFETIADYIERNLKQDIGCEELAQQAQMSLRSLYALFERNARTTPMRYIRQKKLERIHACLRDPSCNVRNITELAMDFGFLHLGRFSESYRKQFGELPSDTLRRRH; from the coding sequence ATGGAAACGCATCTGTTGAGTGAGCGCAGCAGGGTATTCGACCAGGCCGATCCCTATGCCGTGTCCGGCTATGTCAACCAGCATGTGGGCAGCCACTGCATCCGTTTGCCCAAGGCCGGCAGTCCCCAGGCCAGCCTCAATCATCGGCAGTTCGCCAGCCTCGACCTGTGCTCGATCAGCTACGGCGCCAGCGTGCGGGTCACCTCGCCGGCGCTGGAAACCATCTATCACCTGCAAGTGTTGCTGCGTGGCCACTGCCTGTGGCGCGGCCATCGCCAGGAACATTACTTCGCCCCGGGCGAGCTGCTGCTGATCAACCCCGACGATCCGGTGGACCTGACCTACTCCGACGATTGCGAGAAATTCATCATCAAGGTGCCCACCCGCCTGCTGGAATCGGTGTGCCAGGAGCAGCGCTGGCTGTATCCGGGGCAGGGCGTGCGCTTCGTGGGCAACCGCTACCAGCTGGATGAGCTGGAAGGTTTCATCAACCTGATGAGCGTGGTCTGCCGCGAAGCCGAAGCCGCCGAGTGCATCCCCCGGGTGCAAGAGCATTACGCGCAGATCGTCGCGAGCAAGATGCTCAGCCTGATGAAGACCAACATCCGACGCGCGGGCCTGGGTTCGTCGTCGGCGACCTTCGAGACGATTGCCGATTACATCGAGCGCAACCTCAAGCAGGACATTGGCTGCGAGGAACTGGCGCAGCAGGCGCAGATGAGCCTGCGTTCGCTCTATGCGTTGTTCGAGCGCAACGCCCGCACCACGCCCATGCGCTACATTCGCCAGAAGAAACTCGAGCGGATCCACGCCTGCCTCCGCGACCCCAGCTGCAACGTACGCAACATCACCGAACTGGCCATGGACTTCGGTTTCCTGCACCTGGGACGCTTCTCGGAAAGCTACCGCAAACAGTTCGGCGAATTGCCGTCCGATACCCTCAGACGCCGGCACTGA
- a CDS encoding OprD family porin, which translates to MKPAKTLAVLGASAVCLSAPQPLRAEEGGFIKDATATLQARNYVFSRDYSDIRGTEQSMAQEWAQGFILNFKSGYTPGTLGVGLDAIGTLGLKLDSGKGRVNSGLLPVQEDGEAADDYSRLGLALKLRLAKSELRIGELQPNLPVLSFSDIRLLPPSYQGASIVSNDIDGLTLQGGRLRSTSLRNESGDDKLQAMLGHMPKRAVSSDAFNYAGADYAFNDQRTSVSAWYGQLEDIYHQRFLGLKHSQPMGDWILGANLGYYNSEEDGKQLLGAIDNQAFFSLLSAKRGGHTFYVGYQGMFGDSAFPRVFANITPLGNEVPTYEFAYTDERSWQLRYDYDFAASGLPGLTSTVRYIRGDNVDTGKGFEGKDWERDLDIGYVIQSGPLGGLGIKVRNVVARSNYRTDINENRLLLSYSWKLF; encoded by the coding sequence ATGAAACCTGCAAAGACCCTCGCCGTGCTGGGCGCCAGCGCGGTGTGCCTGAGCGCGCCCCAGCCGCTGCGAGCCGAAGAAGGCGGTTTTATCAAGGACGCCACCGCCACCCTCCAGGCCCGCAACTACGTCTTCAGCCGCGACTATTCGGATATCCGCGGCACCGAGCAGTCCATGGCCCAGGAATGGGCCCAGGGTTTTATCCTCAACTTCAAGTCCGGTTACACCCCCGGCACCCTCGGCGTGGGCCTGGATGCCATCGGCACCCTGGGGCTCAAGCTCGACAGCGGCAAGGGCCGGGTCAACAGCGGCCTGCTGCCGGTGCAGGAGGACGGCGAAGCCGCCGACGACTACAGTCGCCTCGGCCTGGCGCTGAAACTGCGCCTGGCGAAAAGCGAGCTGCGCATCGGCGAACTGCAACCCAACCTGCCAGTACTCAGCTTCAGCGACATCCGCCTGCTGCCGCCGTCCTACCAGGGCGCGAGCATCGTCTCCAACGACATCGACGGCCTGACCCTGCAAGGCGGCCGCCTGCGCTCCACCAGCCTGCGCAACGAGTCCGGCGACGACAAACTGCAAGCCATGCTCGGCCACATGCCGAAACGCGCGGTCAGCAGCGATGCCTTCAACTACGCCGGCGCCGACTACGCCTTCAACGACCAGCGCACCAGCGTCAGCGCTTGGTACGGACAGTTGGAAGACATCTACCACCAGCGCTTCCTCGGCCTGAAACACAGCCAGCCGATGGGCGACTGGATACTCGGCGCCAACCTCGGCTATTACAACAGCGAAGAAGACGGCAAACAGCTGCTCGGCGCCATCGACAACCAGGCCTTCTTCTCCCTGCTGTCGGCCAAACGCGGCGGCCATACCTTCTATGTCGGCTACCAGGGCATGTTCGGCGACAGCGCCTTCCCCCGGGTCTTCGCCAACATCACCCCACTGGGCAACGAAGTGCCCACCTACGAGTTCGCCTACACCGACGAACGCTCCTGGCAACTGCGCTACGACTACGACTTCGCCGCCAGCGGCCTCCCCGGCCTGACCAGCACCGTGCGTTATATCCGCGGCGACAACGTCGACACCGGCAAGGGCTTTGAGGGCAAGGACTGGGAACGCGACCTGGATATCGGTTACGTGATCCAGTCCGGCCCGTTGGGCGGGCTGGGGATCAAGGTGCGTAATGTGGTGGCGAGGTCGAATTATCGGACCGATATCAATGAGAACCGATTGTTGCTGAGTTATAGCTGGAAGTTGTTTTAA